ATTTTCTAGGCTTTCCCTTTACCCTCGCCACAATCTCTGCAAAATTGGTCACTCTGTCCAAGAATGCTACCCTCTGGGCTGTAATAGCTTAATGGGGATATATTCTGCGTATAGCGTAAAATCAGTATCCAAAGTAAGAATCGGCATGTTGTTTCTGATCGATGCAGCACTGATGAGAAAATCAGCGGTGGATCCCTCGAGCCCGCGGCTTTTGCAGGTCAGATAAAGCTCAGCCGCCAATTCATAATCCACTGTCTTTAAAGGCAGATCAGGGAATTCGGATAACGTTTTTTTGACTATTTCGTACTGGGATTTGTTGCGTATGGTGGAAAGGAGCTCCATGCGGATGATGCCGAGCATTTGGACGCGAACTTCTTTAATCAATTCCTGCAATTCCCTGATATAGGGAGAATTACGATTGCCTCCCTTTTTGAGAGCGAGCGTCCAAACACTGGTGTCAACACAGACCTTCATTTCTGATTTCGCGCTTTTTTACGATCAGGTTCAGAATCTGCATCGATTTCATGGAACAGCGCAGTGATTTCGATCTGCCTGCGACGCTGAATATATTCCTGCAGCGCCTCAGTGACAGCGGCTTTTTTGGTCTTGTGTTTACCAAGCTTTTGAGCGGTTTTAATGAGCTCGTCATCTATCGCCAGGTTGGTAGGCATAAATCCTCCTACATCAATTTACACATTTTGATGTGTAAAGTCAACTATTTTTTTGTTTTTTTTGGAAGTTAAAAGAAGGACGGCA
The sequence above is a segment of the bacterium genome. Coding sequences within it:
- a CDS encoding PIN domain-containing protein, with product MKVCVDTSVWTLALKKGGNRNSPYIRELQELIKEVRVQMLGIIRMELLSTIRNKSQYEIVKKTLSEFPDLPLKTVDYELAAELYLTCKSRGLEGSTADFLISAASIRNNMPILTLDTDFTLYAEYIPIKLLQPRG
- a CDS encoding type II toxin-antitoxin system VapB family antitoxin, coding for MPTNLAIDDELIKTAQKLGKHKTKKAAVTEALQEYIQRRRQIEITALFHEIDADSEPDRKKARNQK